A segment of the Streptomyces sp. P9-A2 genome:
ACCCGTCGTGTTCCCACTACGGCTACACGGCCATCGACCGGCACGGTGCCATCAAGGGCACAGCACTCACGGCCTGGCGCATCCTGCGGTGCAATCCGTGGTCGCTGGGTGGCGTGGACCATGTCCCGCCACGCAAGCGACCGCGGTGGCACGAAATGCTGCGTAACGCCTGGCGTGCACGCAAGGGCGGGCCCGCCTCCGCCGAACCGGCCACCGAAGGACGGACCTCTCCCGAGACTCCGAGTTCTTCGAGCCCGGCCGCAGAGACCTCGCCCCATGCCCAAGGAGCATGATTAGTGGACACGATTGCCAGCCTCTTCAGCTTCATCACGACACCTGTCTCCTGGGTCATCGTCCAGTTCCACAGCGTGTACGGGGCCATCTTCGGTCCTGACACCGGGTGGGCCTGGGGCCTGTCCATCGTGTCCCTGGTGATCCTGATCCGTATCTGCCTGATCCCGCTCTTCGTGAAGCAGATCAAGGCGACACGCGCGATGCAGACGCTCCAGCCAGAGATGAAGAAGATCCAGGAGCGCTACAAGAACGACAAGCAGCGCCAGTCCGAAGAGATGATGAAGCTGTACAAGGACGCGGGTACCAACCCGCTCTCCTCGTGCCTTCCCATCCTGGCGCAGTCTCCGTTCTTCTTCGCCCTGTACCACGTGCTCAACAGCATCGCGTCCAATGACACCGTCGGCGTGATCAACGAGCGTCTGCTGGAAAGCGCGCAGAAGGCGCACATCTTCGGTGCCCCGCTTGCGGCGAAGTTCACGGACAATGCGGACAAGGTCGAGGCCCTCAACGCCTCCCTGACCGATGTGCGCATCGTCACGGCGCTCATGATCGTGCTGATGTCGCTGTCGCAGTTCTACACGCAGCGCCAGCTGATGACGAAGAACGTCGACACCACGGTGAAGACGCCGTTCATGCAGCAGCAGAAGATGCTGATGTACGTCTTCCCCGTCATCTTCGCCGTCTTCGGTATCAACTTCCCCGTCGGCGTCCTCGTCTACTGGCTGACCACCAACGTGTGGACCATGGGCCAGCAGATGTACGTCATCCACAACAACCCGACGCCGGGTTCCAAGGCGCAGGCCGCGTACCTGGAGCGTTTCTCCAAGCACGTCACCCGTCACGGCAAGACCCGTAACCGCCGTGAGCGTGCCATCGTCAAGGCCATCGTGGCCAAGGGCCGGGACCGTAACGAGTACGAGCGCAAGTTCATCAACGGTCTGAACAAGGTGGGCCTCGCGGCCCAGGCCGACGGTGCGGTGATCAAGGGCGATGCCACGGCCGCCGTCCAGGCGGAGGACGGTTCCCCGACGACGGCCCAGGCCGCGAAGCGGCAGCAACCCAAGCGGCAGAGCAAGTCCCAGCGCCAGGGTGGTACGGCGAAGGCGGCCGGCGAGTCCCTCTCGCTGACCAAGGCCGAGGAACCCGAGGGCGACGTCAAGCCCGCCGCCGCTGCCAAGAAGGGCAACGCGAAGCCCGGCGGAAGTACCCGCAGCAAGGCCCAGTCCGGACAGCGCAAGGGTCCGCAGCGGCCCAAGTCCCCGTCCAAGAAGTAAGAAGGAGTCCATCCCGTGACGGAAGGCACCACCTCCGCCGCTGCCGAGGGCGCAGACACCCTGACCCGCCTGGAGCAGGAAGGCGAGATCGCAGCGGACTACCTGGAGGGTCTGCTCGACATCGCCGACCTCGACGGTGACATCGACATGGACGTCGAGGCAGACCGTGCCTCTGTCTCGATCGTCAGTGACTCGTCCGGCCGTGACCTGCAGAAGCTGGTCGGTCGTGACGGCGAGGTACTCGAAGCGCTCCAGGAGCTCACGCGCCTGGCCGTACACCGCGAGACCGGTGACCGCAGCCGACTGATGCTCGACATCGCGGGCTACCGCGCCAAGAAGCGGGCCGAGCTGTCCGAGCTCGGGGCCAAGGCCGCTACCGAGGCCAGGAACAGCGGCGAGCCCGTGAAGCTCGACCCGATGACGCCGTTCGAGCGCAAGGTCGTGCACGACGCGGTCAAGGCTGCCGGTCTGAGCAGTGAGTCCGAGGGCGAGGAACCGCAGCGCTTCGTCGTCGTGCTTCCCGCCTGAACGGTTCCCCATTCCACCGGCCCCGTCTGTTGCGCAGACGGGGCCGAATTTTGTCAGCCTGATAGTTCTGTGGTGTCGGCCGCCGGGTCGGCACGGTACGGAAGGACGGTCCCCCGTGACGGAGGCAGCGGAGCTTCCCCCCGCGCCCGAGCAGGCCCGTGAGGTGTTCGGTGATCGCTTCGCGGACGCTGTGCGTTACGCGGAGCTACTTGCCGAGACGGGCGTGCAGCGTGGTCTGATCGGCCCACGGGAGGTGCCCCGGCTATGGGAGAGACATCTGCTGAACTGCGCGGTGCTCTCGGAGGTCGTCCCCGAGGGCGTGACGGTGTGCGATGTCGGCTCGGGTGCCGGCCTGCCGGGCATCCCCTTGGCGCTGGTCCGGGAGGACCTCAAGATCACGTTGCTGGAACCGCTGCTGCGGCGTACCACCTTCTTGACCGAAGTCGTGGAGCTGCTGGGCCTGGACCATGTGACGGTCGTCCGTGGGCGGGCCGAGGAGGTCATGGGAACGCTGACTCCGGTCCACGTGGTGACCGCGCGGGCCGTGGCACCGCTCGATCGTCTCGCCACATGGGGCGTTCCCCTACTGAGGCCCTACGGAGAGATGCTCGCTCTCAAGGGTGATGCGGCCGAGGAGGAGCTGAAGAGCGCGACCGCTGCTCTGAACAAGCTCGGTGCGGTGGCGACGTCGATCGTGCATGTAGGTGAGGGCGTGGTGGATCCGATGTCCACAGTCGTGCGCGTCGAGGTCGGGGAAAGCCCTGGAGGTGTGCGCTTCGCGGCTAAGCGCGCGAAGGCCGCCCGCACGGGACGTGTACGGCGCCGACGCGGATAAGGTTCACGCAGCCTGTGGCAAGGCGACTGGCAGGCAGGCATGCCCTCTGGAGGGCCGGCCGTACTCCACACAAGCTGCCGAACCTCTGCGTGTCGGAGTGTCGCGGCAGTGCGGGCCCGGCTGCTGTGCATCGTGTTTCACGTGAAACATCGCTCCCTGCTGCACGGCATCATCAGTCGCGGTCGCGCCGCAGCCGAACCCCGCGACCGTAAGCCTCTCGGTTCACTCGGAGAGGGTCCTGTTCCCGGCGAGAGTTCACCCCCCTCAGGGGGCACGGAGTTGTCCACAGCGGTGGTTTTCTCCACAGAACGTAAGGCCTCGCTGGTTCACGACCCCGAAGGCATGGGAGGCTCTGTTCATTGCGAGCCTGAAGTCGAGGAGAGTGAATCCTTGCGGTCCGACGCCAATATCGCGGGACCGATGACCGATCCGGTCCCCGGTCCCCGTACCGAATCGATGGGGGCGGATGTTTCACGTGAAACACCGCCTCCGATGGACGACGCTCCCATCGGCCGTACTGCCCAGGTGGCGGTGGACGCGCTGGGTCGCGCAGGCGAGGGCCTGCCACGGCCTGAGCAGACACGCCTCATGGTGGTCGCCAACCAGAAGGGCGGCGTGGGCAAGACGACGACAACTGTCAACCTTGCCGCATCGCTCGCGCTCCATGGCGCTCGGGTCCTGGTGATCGACCTCGACCCTCAGGGCAACGCATCCACGGCCCTGGGCATCGACCATC
Coding sequences within it:
- the yidD gene encoding membrane protein insertion efficiency factor YidD; protein product: MKYPLLVLIKLYQWTISPLLGPVCKYYPSCSHYGYTAIDRHGAIKGTALTAWRILRCNPWSLGGVDHVPPRKRPRWHEMLRNAWRARKGGPASAEPATEGRTSPETPSSSSPAAETSPHAQGA
- the yidC gene encoding membrane protein insertase YidC, which codes for MDTIASLFSFITTPVSWVIVQFHSVYGAIFGPDTGWAWGLSIVSLVILIRICLIPLFVKQIKATRAMQTLQPEMKKIQERYKNDKQRQSEEMMKLYKDAGTNPLSSCLPILAQSPFFFALYHVLNSIASNDTVGVINERLLESAQKAHIFGAPLAAKFTDNADKVEALNASLTDVRIVTALMIVLMSLSQFYTQRQLMTKNVDTTVKTPFMQQQKMLMYVFPVIFAVFGINFPVGVLVYWLTTNVWTMGQQMYVIHNNPTPGSKAQAAYLERFSKHVTRHGKTRNRRERAIVKAIVAKGRDRNEYERKFINGLNKVGLAAQADGAVIKGDATAAVQAEDGSPTTAQAAKRQQPKRQSKSQRQGGTAKAAGESLSLTKAEEPEGDVKPAAAAKKGNAKPGGSTRSKAQSGQRKGPQRPKSPSKK
- a CDS encoding Jag family protein, with translation MTEGTTSAAAEGADTLTRLEQEGEIAADYLEGLLDIADLDGDIDMDVEADRASVSIVSDSSGRDLQKLVGRDGEVLEALQELTRLAVHRETGDRSRLMLDIAGYRAKKRAELSELGAKAATEARNSGEPVKLDPMTPFERKVVHDAVKAAGLSSESEGEEPQRFVVVLPA
- the rsmG gene encoding 16S rRNA (guanine(527)-N(7))-methyltransferase RsmG; amino-acid sequence: MTEAAELPPAPEQAREVFGDRFADAVRYAELLAETGVQRGLIGPREVPRLWERHLLNCAVLSEVVPEGVTVCDVGSGAGLPGIPLALVREDLKITLLEPLLRRTTFLTEVVELLGLDHVTVVRGRAEEVMGTLTPVHVVTARAVAPLDRLATWGVPLLRPYGEMLALKGDAAEEELKSATAALNKLGAVATSIVHVGEGVVDPMSTVVRVEVGESPGGVRFAAKRAKAARTGRVRRRRG